The following coding sequences are from one Collimonas arenae window:
- a CDS encoding transporter substrate-binding domain-containing protein, which yields MKFPKILFAMFAAATLFSTTARADALDDIVKSGVLKVAVPQDFPPFGSVTADLKPQGLDIDVATLIAKKMGVKIELVPVTSANRVPYLQTKKVDLIISSLGKNPEREKVIAFSDAYAPFYNGVFGGADQQVHSAADLAGKTVGVTRGAVEDLELTKIAPASATIKRYEDNNGTISAFLSGQVQLVATGNVVAAAIIAKNPPKKPETKFLIKNSPCSIGLNQDEPKLLAKVNAILAQTKKDGELNAISVKWLGMPLPANL from the coding sequence ATGAAATTCCCGAAAATCCTGTTCGCCATGTTCGCCGCAGCAACCCTGTTCAGCACGACTGCGCGCGCCGACGCACTGGATGATATCGTCAAGAGCGGCGTGCTGAAAGTGGCAGTGCCGCAAGACTTCCCGCCGTTCGGCTCAGTCACCGCCGATCTCAAGCCGCAAGGCCTGGATATCGATGTGGCGACGCTGATCGCCAAGAAAATGGGCGTCAAGATCGAACTGGTGCCAGTCACCAGCGCCAACCGCGTGCCTTACCTGCAAACCAAGAAGGTAGACCTGATCATTTCCAGTCTCGGCAAGAATCCGGAACGTGAAAAAGTCATCGCGTTCAGCGACGCCTACGCACCGTTCTATAACGGCGTGTTCGGCGGCGCCGATCAACAGGTTCACAGCGCAGCCGACCTGGCCGGCAAGACCGTGGGCGTGACCCGCGGTGCCGTGGAAGATCTGGAGCTGACGAAGATCGCGCCGGCCAGCGCCACCATCAAGCGCTACGAAGACAACAACGGCACCATCAGCGCCTTCCTGTCCGGCCAGGTGCAACTGGTTGCAACCGGCAATGTGGTTGCTGCCGCGATCATCGCCAAGAATCCGCCGAAAAAACCTGAAACGAAATTCCTGATCAAGAATTCGCCATGCTCGATCGGCCTCAATCAGGATGAGCCAAAACTGCTCGCCAAGGTCAACGCCATTCTGGCGCAAACCAAGAAGGATGGCGAACTCAACGCGATCAGCGTGAAATGGCTGGGAATGCCGCTGCCTGCCAACCTGTAA
- a CDS encoding amino acid ABC transporter permease: MSYHFDFLAPFDYPAVLIKGVLVTIELIAIGGVLGIAVGIFAAWAKTQGPRWLRPLINAYVELIRNTPFLIQLFFIFFGLPGIGLQITEMEAAILAMVINLGAYSCEIIRAGIAAVARGQIEAGLSLAMTRLQIFRHVILPPALQKIWPALSSQVVIVMVGSAVCSQIAVEELAYAANFIQGRNFRSFESYLLSTAIYLVLAIGLRQLLRMLGNWLFGRPVAKEAA; the protein is encoded by the coding sequence ATGAGCTACCACTTCGATTTCCTGGCGCCGTTCGACTACCCTGCCGTGCTGATCAAGGGCGTGCTGGTCACGATCGAACTGATCGCGATCGGCGGCGTGCTCGGCATCGCTGTCGGCATTTTCGCCGCCTGGGCCAAGACCCAGGGGCCGCGCTGGCTGCGGCCCTTGATCAACGCCTATGTTGAATTGATCCGCAACACGCCGTTCCTGATCCAGCTGTTCTTCATTTTCTTCGGTTTGCCCGGCATCGGCCTGCAGATCACCGAAATGGAAGCGGCAATATTGGCGATGGTGATCAATCTTGGCGCCTACAGCTGCGAAATCATCCGCGCCGGCATTGCCGCCGTCGCCCGCGGCCAGATCGAAGCCGGTCTGAGCCTGGCCATGACGCGGCTGCAGATCTTCCGCCACGTGATCCTGCCGCCGGCCTTGCAGAAAATCTGGCCGGCACTATCGAGCCAGGTGGTGATCGTGATGGTGGGTTCGGCGGTCTGCTCGCAGATTGCAGTGGAAGAACTGGCGTATGCCGCCAATTTCATCCAGGGCCGCAATTTCCGCTCGTTTGAATCGTACCTGTTGTCTACCGCAATCTATCTGGTACTGGCGATCGGCCTGCGCCAATTGTTGCGCATGCTCGGCAACTGGCTGTTTGGTCGTCCTGTCGCCAAGGAGGCTGCATGA
- a CDS encoding amino acid ABC transporter permease has product MISFSLWDIVRNLLLALRWTVLLSLASFALGGLLGLIVLFLRTSKHAWLRTITKMYIELFQGTPLLMQLFLAFFGLALFGLEVPAWLAAGLALTCWSSAYLAEIWRGCVEAIPRGQWEASSCLAMSYMQQMRHVILPQALRIAIPPTVGFSVQIVKGTAVTSIIGFVELSKAGTMITNATFQPFTVYALVALMYFALCWPLSKYSQSLERKFNASHRH; this is encoded by the coding sequence ATGATTTCATTCTCGCTTTGGGATATCGTCCGCAACCTGTTGCTGGCGCTGCGCTGGACTGTGCTGCTGTCGCTGGCCTCGTTTGCCTTGGGTGGCCTATTGGGATTGATCGTACTATTCCTGAGAACGTCAAAGCACGCGTGGTTGCGCACCATTACCAAGATGTACATCGAACTGTTCCAGGGCACGCCGCTGCTGATGCAATTGTTCCTGGCCTTTTTCGGGCTGGCGCTGTTCGGTTTGGAAGTACCGGCCTGGCTTGCCGCCGGATTGGCGCTGACTTGCTGGAGCAGCGCATACCTGGCTGAAATCTGGCGTGGCTGCGTCGAAGCGATCCCGCGCGGTCAGTGGGAAGCGTCGTCCTGCCTGGCGATGAGCTACATGCAACAGATGCGCCACGTGATCCTGCCGCAGGCGCTGCGAATCGCCATTCCGCCGACGGTTGGCTTCAGCGTGCAGATCGTCAAGGGCACCGCAGTCACCTCCATCATCGGCTTCGTCGAACTATCGAAAGCCGGCACCATGATCACCAACGCCACATTCCAGCCGTTCACCGTGTACGCGCTGGTCGCCCTCATGTATTTTGCGCTGTGCTGGCCGTTGTCCAAATACAGCCAGTCTCTGGAAAGGAAATTCAATGCCTCTCATCGCCATTGA
- a CDS encoding amino acid ABC transporter ATP-binding protein, with protein MPLIAIDNVKKSFGDNQVLKGIRLDVEPGEVIAIIGKSGSGKSTLLRCINGLESIDEGNISVAGSHLGKTELELRALRLKVGMIFQQFNLFPHLTVGRNVMLSPMIVKGTSESEARKSAQENLARVGLAEKFDAYPDQLSGGQQQRVAIARALTMQPQALLCDEITSALDPELVNEVLTVVRGLAEEGMTLLMVTHEMRFAREVCDRVVFMHQGKVHEIGPPEDIFANPKTLELQQFLGASH; from the coding sequence ATGCCTCTCATCGCCATTGATAACGTCAAGAAAAGCTTCGGCGACAACCAGGTGCTGAAAGGTATCCGGCTCGACGTCGAACCCGGCGAAGTGATTGCCATCATCGGCAAGAGCGGTTCCGGCAAGAGCACCCTGCTGCGCTGTATCAACGGCCTGGAAAGCATCGACGAAGGCAACATCAGCGTCGCCGGTTCGCACCTGGGCAAGACCGAACTGGAATTGCGCGCATTGCGGCTCAAGGTCGGCATGATCTTCCAGCAGTTCAACCTGTTCCCGCACTTGACGGTTGGACGCAACGTGATGCTGTCGCCAATGATCGTCAAGGGCACCAGCGAGAGCGAAGCACGCAAGTCGGCGCAGGAAAACCTGGCGCGCGTCGGCCTGGCGGAGAAATTCGACGCCTACCCTGATCAACTATCCGGCGGCCAGCAGCAACGGGTAGCGATAGCCCGTGCATTGACGATGCAGCCGCAGGCGCTGTTATGCGATGAAATCACCTCGGCGCTCGATCCGGAACTGGTGAATGAAGTGCTGACGGTGGTGCGCGGCCTGGCGGAAGAAGGCATGACGCTGCTGATGGTGACGCACGAGATGCGCTTTGCGCGTGAAGTGTGCGATCGTGTAGTGTTCATGCATCAGGGAAAAGTGCATGAAATCGGACCGCCGGAAGACATTTTTGCCAATCCAAAAACACTGGAACTGCAACAGTTTCTCGGCGCCTCGCACTGA
- a CDS encoding adenosine deaminase, whose amino-acid sequence MNSISTTPPLAADLVSFIEGLPKAELHLHIEGTLEPELLFALAQRNNVALPYASVEELRAAYAFTDLQSFLDLYYAGAAVLQTEQDFYEMTMAYIVRSRADNVRHAEIFFDPQTHTERGIGIDVVFSGIARALREARDKHGFSSAMIMSFLRHMSEEEAFATLEQALPLRAEYRDLWIGIGLDSAERGNPPEKFARVFARCRELGFHLVAHAGEEGPPEYVRDALDVLHVERIDHGVRSEEDPVLMKRLAAERIPLTVCPLSNLKLCVVDDMRKHNLARLLHAGLAVTVNSDDPAYFGGYMNANFLAVAASLRLSRTELVMLARNSFEATFLPAAAKQQLLLELDGYCMAH is encoded by the coding sequence ATGAATTCAATCAGCACCACCCCGCCGCTCGCTGCCGACCTGGTCTCATTCATCGAAGGTTTGCCGAAGGCGGAACTGCACCTCCATATCGAAGGCACACTGGAACCTGAATTGCTGTTTGCGTTGGCCCAGCGCAACAATGTCGCACTGCCCTACGCGTCGGTGGAAGAACTGCGCGCCGCCTATGCCTTCACCGACCTGCAATCCTTCCTCGACCTGTACTATGCGGGCGCCGCTGTGCTACAGACCGAACAGGATTTCTATGAAATGACGATGGCCTACATCGTGCGTTCACGCGCCGATAATGTGCGCCACGCCGAAATTTTCTTCGACCCGCAAACCCACACCGAACGCGGTATCGGCATCGATGTCGTGTTCTCCGGCATCGCCCGCGCCTTGCGCGAAGCGCGCGACAAGCATGGCTTCAGCAGCGCCATGATCATGTCGTTCCTGCGCCACATGTCGGAAGAAGAAGCGTTCGCCACCTTGGAACAAGCCTTGCCGCTGCGCGCCGAATATCGCGACCTGTGGATAGGCATCGGCCTCGATTCCGCCGAGCGCGGCAACCCGCCGGAAAAATTCGCCCGTGTCTTTGCCCGTTGTCGCGAACTCGGTTTCCACCTGGTGGCGCACGCTGGCGAAGAAGGCCCGCCGGAATATGTCCGCGACGCATTGGATGTACTGCATGTGGAGCGCATCGACCATGGCGTGCGCAGCGAGGAAGATCCGGTCCTGATGAAACGGCTGGCGGCAGAACGCATTCCGCTGACTGTGTGTCCGCTATCCAACCTGAAGCTGTGCGTGGTCGACGACATGCGCAAGCACAACTTGGCGCGCCTGCTGCACGCCGGCCTGGCGGTGACCGTCAACTCCGACGATCCCGCCTACTTCGGCGGCTACATGAATGCCAACTTCCTGGCGGTAGCGGCATCGCTACGCTTGAGCCGTACCGAACTGGTGATGCTGGCGCGGAACAGTTTCGAGGCGACTTTCCTGCCGGCCGCCGCCAAGCAGCAGTTGCTGTTGGAGCTGGATGGCTACTGCATGGCGCACTAA
- a CDS encoding DUF1488 family protein, with protein sequence MDNVLAAPRLTNAGILFSVVVEFQQYQCLVPRATLSDLSHSKDPKLDLLGTYRAFQTKIEGVARRLIGAGIVGKPLVIGSGYFQ encoded by the coding sequence ATGGACAACGTACTTGCCGCACCTCGCCTGACCAACGCCGGCATCCTGTTTTCGGTAGTAGTCGAATTCCAGCAATACCAGTGCCTGGTGCCCCGAGCCACTCTCTCGGATCTGTCGCATTCGAAGGACCCGAAACTCGACCTGCTCGGCACCTACCGGGCATTCCAGACCAAGATCGAAGGCGTCGCACGACGACTGATCGGCGCCGGTATTGTCGGCAAGCCGCTGGTGATCGGCAGCGGCTACTTCCAATAA
- a CDS encoding multidrug/biocide efflux PACE transporter, with protein MNTKKTWIERATHALIFEVLAVAMTAPVLAWVMKVPMAHAGLLTLMISSVAMTWNMIFNALFDRVERHWRLVRTMSMRVVHAIAFEAGLVATVVPLVAWWLDMSLLDALILDIGLVLFFLPYTFVFNLVYDKLRDAMLKRRGLLNA; from the coding sequence ATGAATACCAAGAAAACCTGGATCGAGCGCGCTACCCACGCGCTGATTTTTGAAGTGCTGGCAGTGGCGATGACCGCTCCTGTACTGGCCTGGGTCATGAAGGTGCCGATGGCGCACGCGGGCCTGCTGACTTTGATGATTTCATCGGTCGCGATGACCTGGAACATGATTTTCAATGCGCTGTTCGACCGCGTCGAGCGGCATTGGCGCCTGGTCCGCACCATGAGCATGCGGGTGGTGCACGCAATAGCATTTGAAGCCGGCCTGGTGGCGACCGTGGTGCCGCTTGTCGCATGGTGGCTAGACATGAGCCTGCTCGACGCTTTGATTCTCGATATCGGCTTGGTCCTTTTCTTCTTGCCTTACACCTTCGTGTTCAACCTCGTGTACGACAAATTGCGCGATGCAATGCTGAAGCGGCGCGGATTGCTCAACGCGTAA
- a CDS encoding LysR family transcriptional regulator — MRHSLETLFMFVEAATQGSFSAAARKLGKQQSTVSEAIANLEIDLGLPLFDRSTRRPTLTEQGRAMLVHAQQVIEASDRLERSAHRLAGGLEPQLTLVLSDTYQSDRFELILTSFEQRYPELELECMIAERNDVVSLVQKGRANLGLVAAQPDYPPDIGFESVPDRSAIGLYVGKQHPLAKAEHITTDMLHSARELRLSTYVDDVVQRRRGKCWTASSYLLLLEMTELGFGWAELPYWLAKRFAANSLLELQVRGWPKSIQVDAVWSRQRGLGPAGSWLLDTLMAR, encoded by the coding sequence ATGCGCCACTCCCTGGAAACCCTGTTCATGTTCGTCGAAGCCGCCACCCAAGGCTCGTTTTCGGCGGCGGCACGCAAACTCGGCAAACAGCAATCTACCGTCAGCGAAGCAATTGCCAATTTGGAGATTGACCTCGGCCTGCCCCTGTTCGATCGCAGCACTCGCCGTCCCACCCTGACCGAACAAGGGAGGGCGATGCTGGTGCATGCGCAGCAGGTAATCGAAGCTAGCGACCGCCTGGAACGTTCGGCACACCGGCTGGCCGGCGGACTGGAGCCACAACTGACGCTGGTACTGTCCGACACTTACCAATCGGATCGCTTCGAACTGATACTCACCAGTTTCGAACAGCGTTACCCCGAACTGGAGCTGGAATGCATGATTGCAGAGCGCAACGACGTCGTCTCACTGGTGCAGAAAGGCCGCGCCAACCTCGGGCTGGTTGCCGCACAGCCGGACTACCCGCCGGATATTGGTTTCGAATCAGTGCCCGATCGCTCCGCCATCGGCTTGTATGTTGGCAAGCAGCACCCGCTCGCCAAGGCCGAGCACATCACCACTGACATGCTGCACAGCGCACGTGAATTACGACTAAGTACTTATGTCGACGATGTCGTCCAGCGCCGCCGCGGCAAATGCTGGACGGCCTCCAGCTACCTTCTGCTGCTGGAAATGACGGAACTGGGCTTCGGCTGGGCCGAACTGCCGTACTGGCTGGCCAAGCGCTTTGCTGCCAACAGCCTACTGGAACTGCAGGTGCGCGGCTGGCCGAAAAGCATACAGGTTGATGCAGTGTGGTCACGCCAGCGCGGACTGGGACCGGCCGGCAGCTGGCTACTGGATACCTTGATGGCGCGCTGA
- a CDS encoding oxidoreductase, with the protein MEKTSSLLQVGLVGYGFAGATFHAPLIGHSGRTAVAAIVSSQAERAVGDWPTARIYADLDAMLANPGIECVVIATPNDTHFAFARRALEAGKHVVVDKPITLNAADARALTALASQRQLLLAPFHNRRWDGDFRTVQALVASGRLGRITHFESHFDRFRPEVRQRWRENADSGGGLLFDLGPHLVDQALVLFGVPETVNATVGAYRDGAQADDYVHLQLGYADKQVVLHASALSALDVPRFTMHGTRGSYQKAGLDVQEDQLKAGLRPGQQGWGKNLPGVLRQVDGELDVRGELATLDGAYQEFYRMAAASIKDGLPPPVAASEAVTVLEILDLARRSAVEGHRLAFTVAKDSRTMQHGTEIV; encoded by the coding sequence ATGGAAAAAACGAGTTCTTTATTGCAAGTCGGCCTGGTCGGTTATGGCTTTGCCGGCGCCACCTTTCACGCACCGTTGATCGGGCATTCAGGGCGCACTGCGGTCGCAGCGATTGTCAGCAGCCAGGCCGAGCGCGCTGTCGGCGACTGGCCGACAGCGCGGATCTATGCGGATCTCGATGCGATGCTGGCTAATCCCGGTATCGAATGCGTGGTCATCGCCACGCCGAACGACACCCATTTCGCGTTTGCACGCCGCGCGCTCGAAGCTGGCAAGCATGTCGTCGTCGACAAGCCTATTACTTTGAATGCGGCCGACGCGCGCGCTTTGACTGCTTTGGCAAGTCAGCGCCAACTGCTGTTGGCGCCATTCCATAACCGTCGTTGGGACGGTGATTTCCGTACCGTGCAGGCGCTGGTAGCCAGTGGCCGGCTTGGTCGTATCACGCATTTCGAGTCGCATTTCGATCGATTTCGGCCTGAAGTGCGGCAGCGTTGGCGGGAAAATGCCGATAGTGGTGGTGGGTTGCTGTTTGACCTTGGACCGCACCTGGTCGATCAGGCGCTGGTATTGTTCGGCGTGCCGGAAACCGTCAATGCGACCGTCGGTGCCTATCGCGATGGCGCCCAGGCGGACGATTATGTGCACTTGCAACTCGGTTACGCCGACAAGCAGGTCGTATTGCACGCAAGCGCGTTAAGTGCGCTGGATGTGCCGCGCTTTACGATGCACGGGACCCGTGGCAGCTATCAAAAGGCTGGACTGGATGTTCAGGAAGATCAGCTCAAGGCCGGCTTGCGTCCAGGACAACAGGGATGGGGTAAAAACTTGCCGGGCGTACTTCGGCAGGTCGACGGCGAACTCGATGTGCGTGGCGAACTGGCGACTTTGGATGGCGCTTACCAGGAGTTTTATCGGATGGCGGCGGCATCTATCAAGGATGGTCTACCTCCTCCTGTCGCGGCGAGCGAGGCGGTAACCGTACTGGAAATCCTGGATCTGGCGCGCCGGAGCGCCGTTGAAGGGCACCGTTTGGCCTTTACCGTGGCAAAGGATTCGCGCACCATGCAGCATGGAACGGAGATTGTGTGA
- a CDS encoding aspartate/glutamate racemase family protein, whose protein sequence is MRTIGLIGGMSWESSVEYYRIINQMVRDRLGPLRSAQLLMYSVDFGPIERAQHEERWDDAARVLEDAARRLHAGGAECIVLCTNTMHLVADRVQAAVPIPFLHIADPAGRAAVQIGARTVGLLGTGFTMTQPFLRERLAGRYGLTVLVPSPTEREAVHQIIYDELCVGVVRDSSRKVYQQVIASLAERGAEAVILGCTEISLLVKPQDSALPLIDTTALHAQAAVDFALAVDG, encoded by the coding sequence ATGAGAACTATAGGACTGATCGGTGGCATGAGCTGGGAATCCAGCGTTGAGTACTACAGGATCATCAATCAAATGGTGCGTGACAGGCTGGGGCCTTTGCGGTCGGCGCAGCTGTTGATGTACAGCGTTGATTTCGGCCCGATTGAGCGCGCGCAGCATGAAGAGCGCTGGGATGATGCGGCGCGCGTGCTGGAAGATGCCGCGCGGCGACTGCACGCGGGTGGTGCTGAGTGCATCGTGCTGTGTACGAATACGATGCATCTGGTGGCCGACCGTGTCCAGGCTGCGGTGCCGATTCCGTTTTTGCACATCGCCGATCCGGCGGGGCGTGCCGCGGTACAGATCGGCGCGCGCACGGTGGGATTGCTCGGGACCGGCTTTACCATGACGCAGCCGTTTCTGCGGGAACGGCTGGCGGGCCGGTACGGTTTGACTGTACTGGTGCCATCGCCGACGGAGCGTGAAGCCGTTCATCAAATCATCTACGATGAATTGTGTGTTGGTGTGGTGCGGGATTCCTCCCGAAAAGTCTATCAACAGGTCATCGCCTCCTTGGCCGAGCGCGGCGCCGAGGCGGTCATCCTTGGTTGCACCGAGATCAGTCTGCTGGTCAAACCGCAGGACAGTGCGCTGCCTTTGATCGACACGACGGCGCTCCATGCACAAGCGGCGGTCGATTTCGCGTTGGCAGTGGATGGCTAG
- a CDS encoding secretin N-terminal domain-containing protein, producing MKKQPTTISGNAIKILLSLLIATQQFGFVGITAQAASLPTAKNKQVKITAHNQNLPDFLRAVFGNNQIPVIVSPLVTGNISGSFNQPLESLLNDFASSFGFTWFYDDHTLYINSLSEISSRTINLSSDKFDRMQMLLKDFHLEEPRFSISWMASENSLLVVGPPRYLSAVEELAQLLDSAQEDTQSPTKTKVYRLRHAWAKDIKNGPAGSVIPGVASLLKNIMKVRQQTRLPERTTAPVKIQEVAQIDSDAITLPVDKHGLADATCQLPEEGSTQGTEPRIEANPHINAVVVRDTCARMAMYDKLIKQLDVKNDLVEIEATVIDRDAENAEKIDIDLRSFTEVHHDLSSGSATTSNNAAINLGAISNTFMDNRAGLMTSIVFDDRHHHFSATLDALIRQGVARIDTRSRVITLNNTQAVLENQQDDAVRTASQYNVTPYRLKAGPTLLVTPKIIKEDGSDKIKLFVTIEDEAISDVAQVNPPRIVSRKRIDTRAIINGGDSLLIGGYIVDETTIDNSKIPLLGDMPFLGWLFQHKSEKKHQIERMIVITARLLNP from the coding sequence TTGAAAAAGCAACCTACAACCATATCCGGCAACGCCATCAAGATACTTCTTTCTCTACTCATTGCTACGCAACAGTTCGGGTTCGTGGGAATCACAGCGCAGGCCGCGTCGTTGCCGACGGCAAAAAACAAACAGGTCAAGATTACTGCCCACAACCAGAATTTACCCGACTTTCTCAGGGCCGTTTTTGGCAATAATCAGATACCTGTAATTGTCAGTCCGCTGGTCACCGGAAATATCAGCGGGAGCTTCAATCAACCGCTCGAATCGCTGCTGAACGACTTCGCGTCCAGCTTTGGCTTCACCTGGTTCTACGACGACCATACCCTGTACATAAACTCACTGTCCGAAATCAGCAGCCGGACGATCAACTTATCCTCTGACAAATTCGACCGCATGCAGATGTTGTTGAAGGATTTTCATTTGGAAGAGCCGCGTTTTTCAATTAGCTGGATGGCCTCTGAAAATAGCCTTCTGGTTGTTGGCCCACCCCGCTATCTGAGCGCGGTAGAGGAACTGGCGCAACTGCTTGATTCAGCGCAGGAGGACACGCAATCACCGACGAAAACCAAGGTCTATCGCCTGCGCCATGCCTGGGCCAAGGATATCAAAAACGGCCCGGCTGGAAGCGTGATTCCCGGCGTAGCAAGCTTACTGAAAAATATCATGAAAGTGCGTCAGCAAACGCGGCTTCCGGAAAGGACTACTGCACCAGTAAAAATACAAGAAGTGGCACAAATTGACAGCGATGCAATCACTCTTCCTGTTGATAAACATGGACTGGCAGACGCCACCTGTCAACTACCAGAAGAAGGCTCCACTCAAGGCACTGAACCGCGCATTGAAGCCAACCCACACATCAACGCCGTCGTAGTGCGCGACACCTGCGCCAGGATGGCTATGTACGACAAACTGATCAAACAACTTGACGTCAAAAACGATCTGGTAGAGATCGAGGCGACGGTCATTGACCGGGATGCGGAGAACGCGGAAAAAATTGACATCGACTTGCGTTCGTTCACCGAGGTGCATCACGACCTGAGTAGCGGATCGGCCACAACTAGCAACAATGCCGCTATCAACCTGGGCGCCATCTCCAACACCTTCATGGACAACCGGGCCGGACTGATGACGTCAATTGTATTCGACGACCGCCACCACCATTTCTCGGCCACGCTGGACGCTCTGATACGCCAAGGCGTCGCAAGAATCGATACGCGCTCACGCGTGATAACTCTGAACAATACTCAAGCAGTGTTGGAAAACCAGCAGGATGACGCTGTGCGAACCGCCAGCCAATACAATGTCACCCCGTACCGGTTGAAGGCTGGACCGACCTTGTTGGTCACCCCGAAAATCATCAAAGAAGACGGATCAGACAAGATCAAGCTATTTGTGACAATTGAAGACGAGGCGATTTCCGATGTTGCACAGGTCAATCCGCCCCGCATCGTTTCCCGCAAAAGAATCGACACCCGGGCCATCATCAACGGTGGCGACAGCCTACTGATTGGCGGCTACATCGTCGACGAAACCACGATCGACAATTCGAAAATTCCTCTGCTCGGAGATATGCCATTTCTGGGTTGGCTGTTCCAGCATAAATCCGAAAAAAAACACCAGATTGAACGCATGATCGTGATCACGGCACGCCTGCTCAATCCCTAA